ATGTGGAACGTAAAACTTTGAAGATTACATTCTCGCATGTTTAGCATCCGTAAGAGACAAACCGTTGTCTGGGTACTATTATTCTCCCTAGTGATATATTGGAAACATCTCTTAATGGCTACTACAAGACCTGTTGTTATTGTCGGTACTGGTTTGGCAGGATTGTCAGCCGGTAATCAGTTGGTAAAGCACAAGATACCCGTAATTCTTCTCGACAAGGCATCCTCCATCGGTGGTAATTCTATCAAGGCATCTAGTGGTATTAATGGTGCTTGGACAGAAACTCAAAAGAGGTTAAATGTACAAGACAGTCCTGAGCTTTTCCTACAAGATACCATTAGATCAGCTAAGGGGAAAGGTGTTGAACCCttgatggaaaaattgacaaCAGACGCTGCATCTGCTATCCACTGGTTACAGGATGAATTTAAGCTCAAATTAGATCTGTTGATGCAAATTGGTGGTCAATCAGCCCCTAGAACCCATCGTTCATCGGGTAAATTGCCCCCAGGTTTTGAAATAATCCAGTCTATGTCAAAGGCTCTGCAAGCACAGGCTGAAAAGGACCCAAGTCTAGTCAAGATTTTACTAGAGTCGAAAGTTGTTGATGTTTCAGTCGATGGTCGTGGTAAAATCTCTGGCGTCGCTTATGAGGACTCTAAAGGCAATActcaaaagattgaaaCAGACAACGTTATCTTCTGTTCTGGGGGATTTTCACGCTCTAAGGAGATGCTAGAGGAATACGTTCCTCAATATACAAAGATTCCCACCACTAATGGTGAAGCAACCACCGGTGATGGTCAGAGAATATTGTCTAAATTGGGAGCTGATCTCATTGATATGGATCAAGTTCAATTGCACCCAACTGGTTTCATTGATCCTAACAACCGCGATAGTGCctggaaatttttggcTGCTGAAGGTCTCAGAGGGCTTGGTGGTATCCTAATCAACCCTGCTACAGGTAGAAGATTTGTAGATGAATTACAGACAAGAGACTATGTTACTAATGTCATCAGAAGCGAATGTCCTAAGGATGACAACAAGGCCTATTTGGTAATGAGTGAAGCTACCTACCAAGAGTTTAAGAACAACATGGATTTCTACATGTCAAAGAACTTGTTAAGAAAAGTTActattgaacaattggtCAAGGAGAACAATTTACCCGTTACTGTAGCTGAATTCGTTCAAGAGTTAAAAGAATACTCTACTGCCAAGCAAGATAAATTCGGTCGTAGCTTGGTAATTAACACTTTTGGTGATCAAGTGAACCCATCTACTGAAGTATACCTTGGTGAAGTTACGCCAGTGGTGCATTTCACCATGGGAGGTGCCAAGATCAACCAACAAGCCCAAGTTGTGGGTAAGGACAATAAGCCTCTCGCTCAAGGTCTTTACGCAGCAGGTGAAGTTTCTGGAGGTGTTCACGGTGGTAATAGACTGGGTGGTTCGAGTTTATTGGAATGTGTAGTATACGGTAGGGCTGCTGCAAAGGATATTGCAGGCAAATAAGGTGTTACGAATTATATAAGAAATTCTCATGAATAAACTatgcttttttttttttttttttttagtaTGGTCCCTAGGTGGTGCAGGTATTTAAGCCTACAGTTGACAAATTTCACCATACGTAAAACTTGTATAATTCtaagaaaattgaataatGGAGAAAGAAAGTGAACCATTGGAAGGAGAATCTGTCGGCAGTGAACCTACGGTGGCCTTGAAACCATGCTTTATATCACTTatagatgaatttgataaacCGTTGTTGGTCTATGCACCTGGTCAAGATGAGAAAGAGGTGAATGAAGTACTTAAATACAACGTGTTTTCGAATATTTCCTTGGACTACTTCGACAGCCCATTGTTCGACTGGGTCTCATTAGAATCACAACCTACTGTtaaattattttttcagttGGAAGGTGTAGCTGTGTTTGGTATGTTGATAAAGCCTACCGGACTCAAGATAATCATTGGATTTCCTCAAGAAAGTTATAATAGTGAAGTTCATGAACAACAGATCcgtgaaattttccaaaaggtGCACAAAATTTATCTGAAAGTTAAATTAAATCCATTTATTAATCTATCTAGTGGTAGTAGCACTAGTCGTGAAGAAATAATTCAAAAACTAGAAGCTAAATTTAATGTCGAATTTTAACGATAAAGCATATGAGACTATGCGATTTGGAAACCTTTTTCTATCCAATGTTTGACGACAATTTTACCTTCGTCGAAGAGAGGCTCCTGCTGACGCACAACGGCACAGGCGTGTGTACATGGTGTTTTACGGATGTAAACTGGATACTTGCACCAGTGGATTttattcaaagatttaatAATATCCACTTGTCTTGGTGAAATGTCAAGATGCAAATTGTCGATTAATTCTCCCATATCAGGACCATGCCTCGAATTCAACTGTTCTATGGTTtgatcttccaattctcttaTACTGACCACCAATGAGTTATCATTCGATCTACTAACACCCTCACCCAGTGGTGATTCTTGCAAGAAACCTGCATGGATGTTTTTCCTCTCAATGGCATCATAAATACTTTCCATCAAATGATCTGCTTGATCGTTTAGGGACTCTCCCAACATGTTATAATTGTTTGGGTTCTGAGTTTGAATTGATctcaaagatgaagaaccaCTCAAACTTGGTCGAATGTTGATTAAATTATTATCACGATGACTGACATCACCAGCATCAACATCATCTGTATCATCGAAATCGTTTCTGGGAGTTTCAATGGCATCCTCCCTGGGGGATAATGGTACaggatttgaaatggcAAAAAAATCTTGCAACAACTGTGTGGAATAATTGTTAAGAAATCTAGTGACTCTGACTGCAGATATTGTCATCTCCATACTCGATTGTGCAATTTTCCAAACTAATATCAACGGAGCTATAATACACAGATTGCAGATGACAACGATCCATCTACACAATTTAGCGAACCAATaattcaaaaagaaaaaatccTGAAGTTGTTCGTCCTCATTGCTGTCAGAGCCACTGCTTTTCaccatttcatcatcaccattattaGGAGATTgtatctttgaaataaCAATTGGTTGATCTCTATCAACTATAACGGTTTCATAACCCGGAATGTAACGGAACACATTAGCACCattgaattcattgataTCGAAAAATGGATCGTTTAGTGAAATGCCAGCAGTCCACCAGGCGGTCCTTTTATCATTAATGACATTGGCATACAAAgttttgtttttgaaactttgtAACCCTTTGAAGAATACGGAATCCTCATGACTCATCAAATAGATTAGTGGTTCATCTTTAGCTTTCAATCCATGGTTACGAACActatctttcaaaaaaatctGTCTACCACTATTGCCAAGGAGCCAGGGAACCACTCCATTAAACACATTAACTGCAAAGTTTTTACCAGGTGCCAATACACCAACATGAGGTGTACAAAACGTAGTAAAATTGATCAGTTGAATACCTCTTTTCTCGAAGAATCCTCTCTTGTAGAGAAGACCGAGTGCATAACGAGCAATGAGCCCGCCTAATGAATACCCGACTAGTGAGAACTTACTAATCCGTGAGGACCCTTCAAAACTGTCAATCTTATGTGCGATCTCTTCTGCCACTCGAAATCCACAAACGTCAATACCGTCATAAGTACGAAACCCTTCGTTTAGCGTCGTTGTGTACACTAACAGTTGATTCTTCTCATCACACCAGTGTCTATCAGCATGTTCTTGAAGTACATCAACTATATAGTCAAAATGAGATGTATTACCCCACAATCCATGTACTAGCACTACCAAATGATATTGTGTCATAATGTTATGTCTATCAACTGTAGCAACTCTATAGCGTATTATAGTCTTCGAGATAATCTAAAGTTGGTACAACTAGCTATATTAAGGGTTCAAATTATTCCTTATATATCAGTTCTATTGCAATCAAGCGTAGTTCGGGCGCACAGAGATAAGAAATAAGCCCTGCAtatgaatttttatcactATAT
The genomic region above belongs to Zygosaccharomyces rouxii strain CBS732 chromosome F complete sequence and contains:
- the TCA17 gene encoding Tca17p (similar to uniprot|P32613 Saccharomyces cerevisiae YEL048C Hypothetical ORF); this translates as MEKESEPLEGESVGSEPTVALKPCFISLIDEFDKPLLVYAPGQDEKEVNEVLKYNVFSNISLDYFDSPLFDWVSLESQPTVKLFFQLEGVAVFGMLIKPTGLKIIIGFPQESYNSEVHEQQIREIFQKVHKIYLKVKLNPFINLSSGSSTSREEIIQKLEAKFNVEF
- a CDS encoding lipase ROG1 family protein (weakly similar to uniprot|O00022 Saccharomyces cerevisiae YOR059C) yields the protein MTQYHLVVLVHGLWGNTSHFDYIVDVLQEHADRHWCDEKNQLLVYTTTLNEGFRTYDGIDVCGFRVAEEIAHKIDSFEGSSRISKFSLVGYSLGGLIARYALGLLYKRGFFEKRGIQLINFTTFCTPHVGVLAPGKNFAVNVFNGVVPWLLGNSGRQIFLKDSVRNHGLKAKDEPLIYLMSHEDSVFFKGLQSFKNKTLYANVINDKRTAWWTAGISLNDPFFDINEFNGANVFRYIPGYETVIVDRDQPIVISKIQSPNNGDDEMVKSSGSDSNEDEQLQDFFFLNYWFAKLCRWIVVICNLCIIAPLILVWKIAQSSMEMTISAVRVTRFLNNYSTQLLQDFFAISNPVPLSPREDAIETPRNDFDDTDDVDAGDVSHRDNNLINIRPSLSGSSSLRSIQTQNPNNYNMLGESLNDQADHLMESIYDAIERKNIHAGFLQESPLGEGVSRSNDNSLVVSIRELEDQTIEQLNSRHGPDMGELIDNLHLDISPRQVDIIKSLNKIHWCKYPVYIRKTPCTHACAVVRQQEPLFDEGKIVVKHWIEKGFQIA
- the FRD1 gene encoding fumarate reductase (similar to uniprot|P32614 Saccharomyces cerevisiae YEL047C Fumurate ReDuctase Soluble): MFSIRKRQTVVWVLLFSLVIYWKHLLMATTRPVVIVGTGLAGLSAGNQLVKHKIPVILLDKASSIGGNSIKASSGINGAWTETQKRLNVQDSPELFLQDTIRSAKGKGVEPLMEKLTTDAASAIHWLQDEFKLKLDLLMQIGGQSAPRTHRSSGKLPPGFEIIQSMSKALQAQAEKDPSLVKILLESKVVDVSVDGRGKISGVAYEDSKGNTQKIETDNVIFCSGGFSRSKEMLEEYVPQYTKIPTTNGEATTGDGQRILSKLGADLIDMDQVQLHPTGFIDPNNRDSAWKFLAAEGLRGLGGILINPATGRRFVDELQTRDYVTNVIRSECPKDDNKAYLVMSEATYQEFKNNMDFYMSKNLLRKVTIEQLVKENNLPVTVAEFVQELKEYSTAKQDKFGRSLVINTFGDQVNPSTEVYLGEVTPVVHFTMGGAKINQQAQVVGKDNKPLAQGLYAAGEVSGGVHGGNRLGGSSLLECVVYGRAAAKDIAGK